In the Natrinema amylolyticum genome, one interval contains:
- the alaS gene encoding alanine--tRNA ligase — protein MSELEEEYRLEYFEEEGFERKECPECGAHFWTRDESRVTCGEPPCAEYDFIDNSGFDESYDLTEMREAFLSYFEANEHERIEPYPVAANRWRDDVLLTQASIYDFQPLVTSGETPPPANPLTVSQPCIRMQDIDNVGKTGRHTMAFEMMAHHAFNTREDVPEDEYAYHGEVYWKDHTVELCDGFFESMGVDLEEVIYIEDPWVGGGNAGPAIEVIYRGVELATLVFMSMEQDPDGEYEMKDGNRYSPMDTYIVDTGYGLERWTWVSQGTPTVYEAVYPDMIAFLKDNAGIDHSDEQEELIHRAAKLAGHMDIDEAEDMETARGEIADELGVDAAELEELMEPLEDIYAIADHCRTLAYMLGDGIVPSNVGTGYLARMVLRRTKRLCDTVGVDAPLDELVDMQAERLEYENRDTIRDIVRTEVEKYRETLERGGRRVETLAEEYAKKGEPIPTDELIELYDSHGIQPDMVAEIAEETGADVEVPDDFYSLVAKRHDTPEAVAEAEDEEDERFEDLPETEKLYYDDQQRTQFEAVVLDVFEREDGYDVVLDQTMFYPEGGGQPADTGTLSTDDATVEVEDVQIEDGVILHRTDEDPGKGELVNGQVDGGRRRQLMRHHTATHIVIHAARQVLGEHIRQAGAQKGVDSSRIDVRHYDRIDREDVKRIEDRANEIVMDNTAVSQEWPDRHDAEAEHGFDLYQGGIPPGEQIRLIHVAEDTQACGGTHVARTGDIGAIKVLNTERVQDGVERITFAAGEAAIGATQVKEDALYEAAEILDVSPEDVPETAERFFEEWKARGKEIEDLTEQLAEARAGGGGGGEEVEVGETTAVVQRLDADMGELRATANALAEEGKIAVLGSGESGAQFVVAVPDDVGVNAGEVVGELAAKVGGGGGGPPDFAQGGGPNVDDLDDALEDAPDVLRQVLNA, from the coding sequence ATGAGCGAACTAGAGGAGGAGTACCGCCTCGAGTACTTCGAGGAGGAAGGATTCGAGCGCAAGGAGTGCCCGGAGTGCGGCGCTCACTTCTGGACGCGCGACGAGAGCAGGGTGACCTGCGGCGAGCCGCCCTGCGCGGAGTACGACTTCATCGACAACTCGGGATTCGACGAGTCGTACGACCTGACGGAGATGCGCGAGGCCTTTCTCTCTTACTTCGAGGCTAACGAGCACGAGCGAATCGAACCCTACCCCGTCGCGGCCAACCGCTGGCGCGACGACGTCCTGTTGACGCAGGCGTCGATCTACGACTTCCAGCCGCTGGTCACCAGCGGCGAGACGCCCCCGCCCGCGAACCCGCTGACAGTTTCCCAGCCCTGCATCCGGATGCAGGACATCGACAACGTGGGCAAGACCGGGCGACATACGATGGCCTTCGAGATGATGGCCCACCACGCCTTCAACACGCGCGAGGACGTCCCCGAGGACGAGTACGCCTACCACGGCGAGGTGTACTGGAAGGATCACACCGTCGAACTCTGCGACGGCTTCTTCGAGTCGATGGGCGTCGATCTCGAGGAGGTCATCTACATCGAGGACCCGTGGGTCGGCGGCGGCAACGCCGGGCCCGCCATCGAGGTCATCTACCGCGGCGTCGAACTCGCCACGCTCGTCTTCATGTCGATGGAGCAGGATCCGGACGGCGAGTACGAGATGAAAGACGGGAACCGCTACAGCCCGATGGACACCTACATCGTCGACACAGGTTACGGGCTCGAGCGGTGGACCTGGGTCTCCCAGGGCACCCCGACCGTCTACGAGGCGGTCTACCCCGACATGATCGCCTTCCTGAAGGACAACGCGGGGATCGACCACTCCGACGAGCAGGAGGAACTCATCCACCGGGCCGCCAAGCTCGCGGGTCACATGGACATCGACGAGGCCGAGGACATGGAGACCGCCCGCGGCGAGATCGCCGACGAACTCGGCGTCGACGCCGCGGAACTCGAGGAACTGATGGAACCCCTCGAGGACATCTACGCGATCGCGGACCACTGCCGCACCCTCGCATATATGCTCGGCGACGGCATCGTCCCCTCGAACGTCGGGACGGGCTATCTCGCGCGGATGGTCCTGCGCCGAACGAAGCGGCTCTGTGACACGGTCGGCGTCGACGCGCCGCTGGACGAACTCGTCGATATGCAGGCCGAGCGCCTCGAGTACGAGAACCGCGACACGATCCGCGACATCGTCCGCACCGAGGTCGAGAAGTACCGCGAGACGCTCGAGCGGGGCGGTCGCCGGGTCGAGACGCTGGCCGAAGAGTACGCGAAGAAGGGCGAGCCGATCCCGACCGACGAACTGATCGAACTCTACGACTCCCACGGCATCCAGCCCGATATGGTCGCCGAGATCGCCGAGGAGACCGGCGCGGACGTCGAGGTTCCCGACGACTTCTACAGCCTCGTCGCGAAGCGCCACGACACGCCCGAGGCCGTCGCGGAGGCCGAGGACGAGGAGGACGAGCGCTTCGAGGACCTCCCGGAGACGGAGAAGCTCTACTACGACGACCAGCAGCGAACGCAGTTCGAGGCGGTCGTCTTGGACGTCTTCGAGCGCGAGGACGGCTACGACGTCGTCCTCGATCAGACGATGTTCTACCCCGAGGGCGGTGGCCAGCCCGCGGACACGGGGACGCTCTCGACCGACGACGCGACCGTCGAGGTCGAGGACGTCCAGATCGAGGACGGCGTCATCCTCCATCGGACCGACGAGGATCCCGGTAAGGGCGAACTGGTCAACGGGCAGGTCGACGGCGGCCGCCGGCGACAGCTCATGCGCCATCACACGGCGACCCACATCGTCATCCACGCCGCGCGGCAGGTCCTCGGCGAGCACATCCGCCAGGCCGGTGCCCAGAAGGGCGTCGACTCCTCGCGAATCGACGTTCGCCACTACGACCGAATCGACCGCGAGGACGTCAAGCGAATCGAGGACCGCGCGAACGAGATCGTGATGGACAACACCGCGGTCTCCCAGGAGTGGCCCGACCGCCACGACGCCGAGGCCGAACACGGCTTCGACCTCTACCAGGGCGGGATCCCGCCGGGCGAGCAGATCCGGCTGATCCACGTCGCCGAGGACACGCAGGCCTGCGGTGGGACCCACGTCGCTCGCACCGGTGATATCGGCGCGATCAAGGTTCTGAACACCGAGCGCGTCCAGGACGGCGTCGAGCGGATCACCTTCGCGGCCGGCGAGGCCGCCATCGGGGCGACGCAGGTCAAAGAGGACGCCCTCTACGAGGCCGCCGAGATCCTCGACGTCTCGCCCGAAGACGTGCCCGAGACCGCCGAACGCTTCTTCGAGGAGTGGAAGGCGCGAGGCAAGGAGATCGAGGACCTGACGGAACAGCTCGCCGAGGCCCGCGCCGGCGGCGGTGGCGGCGGCGAGGAGGTCGAGGTCGGCGAGACGACCGCCGTCGTCCAGCGCCTCGACGCCGACATGGGCGAACTGCGAGCGACCGCGAACGCCCTCGCCGAGGAGGGCAAAATCGCGGTGCTGGGCAGCGGCGAGAGCGGTGCCCAGTTCGTCGTCGCCGTCCCGGACGACGTCGGCGTCAACGCCGGCGAGGTCGTCGGCGAACTCGCCGCGAAGGTCGGCGGCGGCGGTGGCGGCCCGCCGGACTTCGCCCAGGGCGGCGGCCCCAACGTCGACGATCTCGACGACGCGCTCGAGGACGCCCCCGACGTGTTACGACAGGTCCTGAACGCCTGA